The Bacillus oleivorans DNA segment TATTTCTTGATTAAAGGTGGAACTATATTACAACAACTGAAACGGATCGATTGTGATTTGGTCCTAATGGATAGGGAGGAGAAAAACGAAGAAATCGTTGATTCTGTTACTATTTTAACAACCAAGTGTATTCAGGCAGATGCTATCTTTTCCGGCTACCGAACTCTACCCGAGTATCGACAGCCACATTATCTTATCGATTTAAAACAAGACTAGCTTTCAAAAAAAGTCTAGAAAGCTTGGATCAGGATGCTATTCGGATCACTGAGGATATTAGAAATAATGAC contains these protein-coding regions:
- a CDS encoding sporulation protein, with translation MLEKETYRAGEQVKGYFLIKGGTILQQLKRIDCDLVLMDREEKNEEIVDSVTILTTKCIQADAIFSGYRTLPEYRQPHYLIDLKQD